The proteins below come from a single Prochlorococcus marinus CUG1415 genomic window:
- a CDS encoding carbon-nitrogen hydrolase family protein — MTDFLVAALQITSTSNVEANFAEAEEQIELASRRGAELIGLPENFAFLGEDDAKLRLAYELSTKCANFLKTMSQRYQVFLLGGGYPVPAGNDSHIFNRSALFGKDGQILAKYDKIHLFDVDLPDGNLYKESSTILSGEEYPPVVDVPGLCKVGLSICYDVRFPELYRYLSSNGAELIMIPAAFTAFTGKDHWQILLQARAIENTAYVVAPAQTGIHYGRRQSHGHAMVIDPWGTVLSDAGITQGAAIAPADKERVKKIREQMPSLKHRKNKLFSN; from the coding sequence TTGACTGATTTTTTGGTAGCTGCATTGCAAATTACAAGTACTTCTAATGTTGAAGCAAATTTTGCTGAGGCTGAAGAGCAGATAGAATTAGCTTCTAGAAGAGGTGCTGAGTTAATAGGATTGCCTGAGAATTTTGCTTTTTTAGGAGAAGATGATGCAAAACTTAGATTGGCTTATGAATTGTCAACGAAGTGTGCAAATTTCCTAAAAACCATGTCACAAAGATATCAAGTATTTCTTTTGGGAGGGGGGTATCCTGTTCCTGCTGGTAATGACAGTCATATTTTTAATAGGTCAGCACTATTTGGGAAGGATGGACAGATTTTGGCAAAATACGACAAAATTCATTTATTTGATGTTGATTTGCCAGATGGAAATTTATATAAGGAATCATCTACTATCTTATCTGGAGAAGAATATCCACCTGTTGTAGATGTCCCAGGTTTATGCAAAGTGGGATTGTCGATTTGTTACGATGTTAGATTTCCTGAACTTTATAGATATTTGTCTTCAAATGGTGCAGAGCTAATTATGATCCCCGCAGCTTTTACAGCATTTACTGGAAAAGATCATTGGCAAATCCTATTACAAGCAAGAGCTATTGAGAATACAGCATATGTAGTTGCTCCAGCTCAAACTGGGATTCATTATGGGAGAAGGCAAAGTCATGGCCATGCAATGGTAATTGACCCATGGGGAACAGTTTTGTCTGATGCTGGAATAACTCAGGGAGCGGCAATAGCACCTGCTGATAAAGAAAGAGTAAAGAAAATTAGGGAGCAGATGCCAAGCCTTAAGCATAGAAAAAACAAATTGTTTTCAAACTAA
- a CDS encoding 2-phosphosulfolactate phosphatase family protein, producing MNLTYYHVAKDVPEFSPDIAVVIDVLRATTTISWALNNGADSVQVFADLDLLKESAIKWKPDERLMLGERGGKKLEGFDLGNSPLSVTKKVVNGKRLFMSTTNGTKSLKKVQNANHLFAMGLPNRKAVAEKIITLNKENVLILGSGWEGSYSLEDSLAAGALASYLQQNCDFEINIMNDELQAALALWDFWKNDILKCLKTATHGKRLTSLGDYEDDFKCCSELDCLDIVPAQVERGVIRAS from the coding sequence ATTAACCTTACTTATTATCACGTTGCAAAGGATGTTCCAGAATTCAGTCCAGATATTGCAGTTGTCATTGATGTTTTAAGAGCTACAACCACAATTTCTTGGGCTTTAAACAATGGAGCCGACTCAGTACAAGTTTTTGCTGATTTAGATCTATTGAAAGAATCTGCAATTAAGTGGAAACCTGACGAGAGATTAATGCTCGGAGAGAGAGGTGGAAAGAAGCTTGAGGGCTTTGACTTAGGAAATTCTCCTTTATCAGTTACTAAAAAAGTTGTTAATGGTAAAAGACTTTTTATGAGTACTACTAATGGGACTAAATCATTGAAAAAAGTTCAAAATGCAAATCATTTATTTGCTATGGGGCTCCCAAATAGGAAAGCAGTTGCCGAAAAAATCATTACATTAAATAAAGAAAATGTTTTAATACTTGGTAGTGGTTGGGAAGGCTCATATTCTCTTGAGGATTCTTTGGCTGCAGGTGCTTTGGCCTCATACTTGCAACAGAACTGTGATTTTGAAATTAATATTATGAATGACGAATTGCAGGCCGCTTTGGCACTATGGGATTTTTGGAAAAATGATATTTTGAAATGTTTAAAAACAGCAACCCATGGCAAAAGATTGACAAGTCTTGGAGATTATGAGGATGATTTTAAATGTTGCTCTGAACTTGATTGCTTAGATATTGTTCCTGCTCAAGTTGAAAGAGGTGTGATTCGTGCCTCATGA